The genomic window TTGTTTTAATAACTCAATTTGCATTGGATTATGGTTGCTTACGCCAAAATGACGAACTTTCCCATTTTTTTCCAAAATAGAAAAAGCTTCTGCTACTTGGTCAGGTTCCATCAATGCATCAGGACGATGCAATAATAGAACATCTAAATAATCTGTTTTCAACCGACTTAGACTTTCATCAACAGAATTAAGGATGTAGTCGGTTGAGTAATCGTAAAATCCTTTTCGTATAGCTGTTTTGCTTTGGATAATCACCTTTTCTCGAGCAGACGATTTTAAGTCAATCGTTTTTGAAAAAATTTCTTCTGACTTACCACCGCCATAGATATCCGCGTGATCAAAAAAGTTTACGCCTAAATCTAAAGCGTTGTCCACAACGGCTGTTGCTTCTTTTGCGGATAGACCAGCCATCGTCATACAGCCTAATCCAATATTGGAAACCATTAAGTCACTTGTTCCTAATGCTATTTTTTTCATTCCATCATGCTCCTCTTATGTTCAATCTACTTAACAATAAGTAGTATACCTCTTATCAGTTTAACATGGAAACGAATACAGGTAAAACACAATTTGTTTGCCAACATTGTGTTTTACCGATCAAATAATAAAGTAAATCTAAATATAATCTGAGGAAACCTATCGATGCAAGTAATAAGTTGGAATAACGAATAAAAAATTAGATAAATTATTCACAAATAGATTGACAGAGAAATAATTTAGGATTATAGTAGTTACTAAAGGTAGCTACTAAATAAACAAGAGCAAATAAGTGAAAATAATCACTTGATAAAGGGGGAGAAAAATGAATTCAGTAATAGCTGTTATGAAGGATTATCAATTTTCAGAATACGAAACACTCGTTTATATTGCCTTATTAAAAAAATCTAGCCAAACAGGTTATGAAGTAAGCAAGAATTCAAGTGTTCCTCGCTCGAAAGTATACAATACGCTAAATGTGTTGTTAAAAAAAGGAATTGTTATTTGCAGCAACACAGACCCAGTGCTTTATATGGCTCAGCCAGTTGAAAAGGTGATTGAACAATTAAAGAAGAAAACACAAAGTGATTTTGATGAAATTGAAAAGAGTTTAGGCAGTATTGAAGAAACAGAAATAACAGAAACGTTATGGAATTTTTCAGAATACAATCAAGTCATTGAAAAAATAAATGAATTAATTGAAAGTTCAAAAAAAGATTTGTACTTACAAGTTTGGGAAGAAGATTTAACAACAGAGATGGTAGAATTGCTTACTAAAGCAGAAAAACGCTTAGAGAACTTTATCGTTATTTTATTCAGTCAAGCACATCGGTATGAGCTACCATTTACACGTTTTTATAAACATGGGTTTGAAGAAGATAAATTAAAAGATTATGGCAGTCGCTGGATTAGTCTGGTGGCAGATTCAAAAGAAGTGGTTTATGGGACATTGCCAACAGATCAGCCAGATGTTATTTGGACAAGAAATCATTCGATGGTTAAGTTAGCTAAAGAATACATTATCCATGATGCGTATAATTTGCGCATGATTAAGCAACTAGAAGACCCGGCAAAAAAAGTATTTGGAAAAGATTTAATGGATGTTAGAAATATTTATAAAAACTAAAAAATTGTTGGAGGAAACTATCATGACCACGGTATTATTATCTTTAATTGTAATTGTGAACTTATTTTTTGTACTCTCTTTTGTGAAAGATTTAATAAAGCATAAAAGTGAAATCATGACCGAACCAGCTACTACGTTGGCACTTCCATTTACTTCATTCTTCATGTTTTTGCTTTCTACTTTTGGCATCTCCGATTTTGCCATCGGAACAGTTTTATATCGAAAATTAAAATGGGTTCCTTTAAAAAAACTACCAGGAACACTTAATGCACAGTGTGTTATTCCAGTAGCAGCAATGGCTCTTTCTTATATCACCTCAATTGATGTAGGGGTGAAGACATTAGCGGTTTGTATTATCAGTCAAGTTATTGGAGCTTATGTAGGACCACGGTTTGTCGTAAAATTACCAGAAAAAACGATCAAACAATTTGTTTCTATTGGCCTAACTGTTGCAGCTGTCTTAATTCTAGCCGGAAAATTCAATTTGATTCCTTCTAACGGAACAGCAACTGAATTATATGGCTTTAAATTAGTAACAGCAGGTATATTATTATTCGCTTATGGCGCATTAAACAATATCGGTATTGGCTCATATGCTTTAACAATGGCAACCGTTTATGCTTTGGGTATGAACCCAGCAGCAGCTTTTCCTATTATGATGGGAGCCTGTACATTCTCTGTTCCGATTGGAAGTATGCAATTTGTTAAATTTGGTGAGTATAGCCGTAAAATCACATTATTCGCTTCAACATTTGGTGTCTTAGGTGTATTAACAGCCGTTTACTTTGTTAAATCATTAAACGTTGATATGCTTCAGTGGTTGGTTATCGCTGTATTACTTTACACCGCAATCAGTATGATTTTAGAAATGCGCAAAGCAAAAATGAGTTTAGTAAATAGCGTTAACTAAAAAAATAAAGTTTAAGAAGCTGTCGTTAAAAGGCAACTAAAATGAGTTTCATGAAGGAGAGAAAAGAATGATTGTATTAACGAAAGAAGAAATGCAAACTGTTTTTACAATGGAGGAAGCTATTCAAGCAGATAAAGAAGCTTTACGCCTTTTCTCACAGGGGAAAAGCACGGTTCCATTACGTACGAATATTGATGTTCCTGAACATGGTGGCCAAAGCTTATATATGCCAGCTTATGTTGCTGGCGACAACCAAGCTTTAGGAGTCAAGATTGTCTCGATTTACCCAGGTAATATTGCAAAGAACTTACCAAGTGTTCCAGCAACCATGGTTTTATTAAATGCCGAAACGGGAATAGCAGAAGCGATGATGGATGGCACTTATTTAACACAATTGCGTACTGGAGCTGTTCAAGGAGCGGCAACAGATGTTTTAGCTCGTAAAGATGCTAAAATCGCTGCTTTAATCGGTACAGGTGGACAAGCTATTTCTCAACTAGAAGCGATGTTGACGGTTCGTTCATTAGACGAAGTCAGAATAGTAGATATCGACAAAGAACGGTGTGAACAATTTGTTAAAGAGATGTCAGAACAATTTGCTCATTTTAATACGCAATTAATTGTAGTAGACAATTCAGAAGCAGCTGTTAAAGGCGCAGATATTATTACTTCTGTGACAACATCTAAACGTGCAACATTCTCTGGCGAACACGTAAAAAAGGGTGCTCATATTAATGGTGTTGGAGCGTACACTCCTGAAATGCATGAGTTACCAAGTGAAATTATTGTCCGTGCAGATAAAGTTATTTTCGACACAATGGAAGGTGTTCTAGCAGAAGCGGGGGACATCATTACTCCGTTAAACGAAGGATTAGTAGAAAGAAGTCAGTACCAAGGAGACCTTGGTGAAGTGATGTTAGGTAAAATTTTAGGTCGTGAAAATGAAGAAGAAATAACCGTCTTTAAAACGGTTGGAACAGCCGTATTGGATGTTGTGACAGCAAGAAAAATTCTTGCAAAAGCTAAAAAACTTGGAGTTGGAACACAAATTGCCTTATAAAAAATGGGGATAACACCTAAAAAAACAACTAGTGAGAAAACTCAACTAGTTGGTTTTTTAGGTAGTGTTTTCTATTCTCGAGCATCCGTATCTTGGTTTGTTCCAGGTGACAAGGGCATACTTGGGTTATCAATAGGATGTTCTCCACCAAATGTCCCGTCTGTTTTTTTAACTGGAATACCGTCAACGGTTAAACTTTTCTTTTTATCATTCGATTGAGGAATATCAGCATGCGCAGCTGAATATTCTCCTACGTTTGATAGGATATCCTCATTTTCTAAATCAGCATCAGTCGTATAAATTAAGTCATCGGTTTGATTTGACTGTGAGGATTCTTCGATTAAGATAACGAACCCACCATTTTTGACGGCTTTATTGTAACGTTCGGTGATGGATGGATCCAAATTATATTTGCCAAGCGGATTTTCTAAATCGCCATCTGTAAAAATATCTCTCGTTCGATCCCAAATAGACTGGTGGTGAGCTTGAGTTACTGGATCGATATCAGCAATGGTTAAACTCTCAATTCGACCTTTGTTTTCCTTGTATGTGACAACAGTAATATCAGCGGGTGCATAACCTGCCACTAACAAGTGTTCTACTCCTGCCGCAGCTTCTTCAACGGATTGGTAAGCATATTTAAAAATTTTTGACATTACAATTCCTCCTCGTTTAATGTTATTCCTACTATTAGCGTAACAAATAAAGAAAGGGTTTCCAAATAAAAAGCCTTTAAAGTAGAAGAGACTAGTTAATGAGTGAATAAAGGAAACAGATAATTGGACATTTTCATTTCTTTTATTTATACTTATTATAAAGTGATAAGCACTTTAATACGATTGTAGGAGGAAAAGAAACATGTCAAAAACGAATACCGAAGTACAAACGGCACTGAATAACTTGGTGGCAACTCATAGAGTTTTTACTAGTAAATTATATCAGCATCATTTTTATGTACAAGGAACTCACTTCTTTACACTACATGAAAAATTTGAAGAGTTATACAACGAAGCAACAGAGCATTTTGATGAGTTAGCTGAACGTTTACTAGCATTAGGTGGTAAACCTTATTCAACGTTACAAGAATTTTTAGATCATTCTATTATTAAAGAAAAACCTTATACAGAAAAAATATCAGATACAGATATGGTAAGTTCAGTAGTAGCTGATTTTCGTATAATGAGAGAAGAATTAGCGAAAGCGATTAAACTAACGGGTCAATCAGGGGATGATGTGACACAAGATATGTTAATTGGCTATAAAACTGAAATAGACAAACACATCTGGATGTTCCAAGCTTTCCTTGGAAATAATCCTTTAGATGGTGAATAAAGAGTCATTTTTCAAGGGGAAACACCAAATTTATGGTGCTTCCTTTTTTTTTGAAAAAATTAATTATTAAATCATCTAGAAACGCTCTTATCATATTTAGTCCAATAGGCTTTAATGGTGGTATACTATTAAGGACAAAAGAAGAAGAGGAGTGAAGATAAATGGCTAGAGAAAAAAAATTCTCAACAGAGGATATGTATATGGAGACTCATAAACTTTTACTATCCGTAGGTTACGATAAATTTTCATTTGGATTATTAGCAACTTCGTTGAAAGTGTCTCGAGCAGCTATTTATAAGTATTACACAAATAAAGATGAATTAATTTATAGTTACATGGTTTCTGAAATGGAAAAAATGGTAGAAGATCTTGATCAAATAGAATGGATTTCAGGCTATCTTTCTCAGTTTCAGCAATTATTTGCGTTAATTTTTGAATACAGTGATCTCCACCAAATTTCCTTTATGATTCCAACTAATGGAAAAACAGATAGCGCTAAAATAAAAGAGAAGAAACAGCAATCGTTAGTATTGCATAAACGTTTTTTTGAACAAATCCAACAGTTCATTCAAATTGGCCAAGATAAAGGGTATATAAAACAAACGATTCCAATTGGTTTAATAATTGAACTTATTTTTCATAGTGTTACCATTCCTAATCGATCAAGACTTACGCAACAAGAAAGAGCTAGTTTTTTACAAGAAATTATTTGTCAGGGAATATTTGAAAATCAAAGTGACACGAGTGTCACTTTGAGGCATACTAACTGTACAACTTACGAGTTAGTTTATTTGAAATGAGGCCCAGAAGATGTTTTTAGCGCTAAAAGAGTTAACCTATTCAAAAGGTCGTTTTATTATGATTAGCTTAATTATTGTTTTGATTTCCTGGCTAGTATTCTTTTTAGCCGGGTTAGGCAATGGTCTATCTGATCTAGGAGCAGCAACGTTAAAGTATGCACCAGTTGATTATGCAGTATATGAAGAAAACTCAGACTTTTCTTTTTCTAAATCAATGTTATCGGAATCTTTAGCAGATGACTTGTTGAAAGAGAAAGGAGTAACTGCTGTTGCTCCAATTGGGACGGCATCGGCATCTATTCGTCAAAGAAATAGCGATGAGGAGACTGCTTCAAAAATGGATGTTTTAATCGTTGGTATCCGTCCGGGATCTTTTATGGAACCGAATGTTACAACTGGAAAATCACTACAGGCAAGCAATCCAGCAGGGGTTATCGTAGACCATGCTTTGGAACTTGAAGGCTTCAAGTTGGGAGATAAATTAACTATCAATGGTTCAACACAAGAGATGGAAATTAGTGGTTTTACTAAAAATCAGTCATTGAGTCATCAACCGGTTGTGTTTTCCTCATTAGAAAAATTACGCGAATACAAATACGCAGCTCCCGGTTCAGATAATGGAATAAAAGATGCGGTTAATAGTGTTTTGATTCAAGGTGAAGAAAGTGAACCAAAAGAGATAGAACAATCTATTAGCGGTGTCCAAGTTGGTTCCAAGAAAGAAACAATTAATGCTGTTCCAGGATATGCTGCAGAGAATGGTACGATTTCAATGATGGTAGGATTTTTAATTATTATTTCTGCAATTATCATTGCGGTTTTCTTTTATATTTTAACTAGTCAAAAAATACAACAATTTGGTGTAATGAAAGCCATTGGTGGCAGCAATTGGTTTATCATCAAATCGGTTGTTTCACAAGTCTTTATTCTATCCATTGTCAGTATCTTGATAGGAATTTTGTTAACTTATGTAACGGCAGCTGCTTTACCGGACTCGATGCCTTTTAACTTAATTAACTCATTAGTTATCTCGTATAGTCTAGTGTTATTGGCTATCAGTGTTATTAGTTCATTCTTTTCGGTGTTGAAAATAGCGAAAATTGATCCATTGACCGCATTGGGAGGGAAAGAATAATGGCAGGGTTACGATTAAAAAACGTCTCAAAAACTTATCAAGAAGGCGAATTTGAAACAATTGCTTTAAATGACGTCACATTAGCCGTTAACCCAGGTGAATTTATAGCCATCATTGGGCCATCAGGTTCAGGTAAAAGTACCTTTTTATCTGTCTCAGGAGCGTTGCTTCAACCAACAAAAGGTGAAGTGTCAATTAATGATGTAGCTATTTCTACCTTGAAAGAAAAAGAGCTATCCAAGGTTCGGTTGGAACAAATTGGGTTTATTTTACAAACATCAAATTTGATTCCTTATTTAACCGTCTTAGATCAATTGTTAATTGTTAAAAGAATGGGTGGTAAAGTTACTGCTCAGGCAAAAAAATATGCGCTTCATTTATTGTCAGATTTAGGGATGGCTAGTAAGATAAAAAAATTTCCAAATGAGCTGTCTGGTGGAGAACGCCAACGAGTTGCTATCGCACGCTCGTTTATGAATGATCCGGAATTGATTTTAGCAGATGAACCAACGGCCAATTTAGATACAAAAAGAGCCAATGAAGTCGTCCAGCTCATTGCTCAAGAAGTGAAATCTAGAGGCAAAGCGGCGATTATGGTTACTCATGATGAGCGTATGTTAAAATATTGTGATCGTATTTATCGAATTGAAGACGGTATACTTTCACAAGAAGATTAAATGATCAACGAAATTCAAAAAAGTAAGCCCCATTTTTTTGTACAAAAAAACGGGGCTTACTTTTTAATTTTTCTAGAAAATAAAAACACTTATGTAGTGTATCTATTGCTAAATAGGGATAAGAAATCTTTTTTAATGAGTAAAGCTGTCTTTTTTTAAAAGGCGTTCAAATAAATCATAAATAGGCTTATTTATTTTTTTCAAAGAAACTGGGCGATGATGACTATTTAAAAAACAGTGTTTGCTTATTCCAGTAGCCCTTAGTTCACCTGATAGTTTATCTATGACTTGATAGGAAATCGTTAATTTGACGCCGTTAAAAAAATCAACGACAGGAATAATGTAGACGGTTTGATTGTAATAGACCATTGATTTATAGTCACAATGAATAGCTAAAACAGGAATAATAATTCCTGATTCTTCCATTTGATCGTAGCCAAATCCGATAGAATCTAATAAGTTTGTTCTAGCTTCTTCAAACCAGCGAATGTAATTAGAATGATGAATAATTCCCATTTGGTCGGTCTCGTAATATTGAGCCTTATGTTCGTAGTGTTTTGATTCAATATCCATAATAATTCCTCACTTTAACTCGTTGTAATAAGTCGTTACCCTAAATGGATAAGCAATAAGTTGACTTTTAAAGGGCTAACAAACTTGGTTTTAATGGCTGGCTTTGAGTAGATGCTAGATAACCATAAAGTGAACCCGTATAGATGGATTCAAAAATAGGCAATACCTCTAGATCTTGTGGTGTAATAAAATGCATTTCTTTTTGAAAATCATAAATCTTGCTATCCGCTAGTAATGTAGCAACAAACTGAGAACAGAAAAAGACATCATCTCTGACAAAGTCAATATTAAGAGCAAGTGTTACTAGCCCCATTAAATTGTAGTGATATATATTCTTTGTTTGTTCATAATAGCGAATTAAATTTGTCAATAAGGTAAATTGATTTGGTGTGACATCACAAGAAAGAATATTGCATTGTGCGCGTATAAAATATTCTCTAGTTAAATCTTCTTGGATAAATCCTGCAATAAAAGGATTATTAGGTCTTTTTCTACCAAAGCTGTACATATCGGTTAATGAAGAATCTAAAGCAAGTGAAGCATGGTTGTATTCAGCTTTAGTATAAAATTTAATTGTTTTGGAAAGAATCGTATTTGTATCGGTTAAAACGAGATATATTTTCATAGAATTACCTTCTTTTTATAAATTAGCTAGGTTATTTTGTCTTTATTTCTATACTGTAAAATAATAGCTGAATTAAAATAGCCTGTTGTCTGTTAGAAACGATAAAGTCTTTTTAAGTATACACTATCCATAATTTTTTACTAGGCTTCTTTATTAAAAGGCCCTATTTATTAATAAAAGTAGTGATAATTTTAGGTTTATGTATATTTAATGAATAAACAAATTCGTTTTCAAAGGGTTAAATTTGCTAAATCTTAAAAATAATTATACCATATAAAGTAGAATAGGTTATCTCCACGTGAACGAATGTAACTAGTTTTTGAAAGGAAGATTGAACATGACAACTAAAAAAATCATACCCATTGTAAGTGCAGCAGATGACCAGTATACGCCTTACCTCAGTGTGATGATAATGACCTTACTAGAGCATTTAGCTGATAATGTCGCTATCATTTTTTATATCATTGATGATCATATTTCAAGAGAAAGCAAAGAAAAGTTGACTCAAGTTATTTCTAATCATTCGTCTGAGATTCATTATTTAGAAGTTGACTCTGAATTGTATGCAGGTGTATTAGAAAGTGATCATATCAATCAAACGGCTTATTATCGTATCTCGTTGCCAGATTTATTAGAAGGTAAGAACTATCAAAAGGTTCTGTATATTGATTGTGATGTGCTTGTACTAGATGATGTATCAGTATTATAT from Carnobacterium iners includes these protein-coding regions:
- a CDS encoding ABC transporter permease, producing the protein MFLALKELTYSKGRFIMISLIIVLISWLVFFLAGLGNGLSDLGAATLKYAPVDYAVYEENSDFSFSKSMLSESLADDLLKEKGVTAVAPIGTASASIRQRNSDEETASKMDVLIVGIRPGSFMEPNVTTGKSLQASNPAGVIVDHALELEGFKLGDKLTINGSTQEMEISGFTKNQSLSHQPVVFSSLEKLREYKYAAPGSDNGIKDAVNSVLIQGEESEPKEIEQSISGVQVGSKKETINAVPGYAAENGTISMMVGFLIIISAIIIAVFFYILTSQKIQQFGVMKAIGGSNWFIIKSVVSQVFILSIVSILIGILLTYVTAAALPDSMPFNLINSLVISYSLVLLAISVISSFFSVLKIAKIDPLTALGGKE
- a CDS encoding general stress protein translates to MSKIFKYAYQSVEEAAAGVEHLLVAGYAPADITVVTYKENKGRIESLTIADIDPVTQAHHQSIWDRTRDIFTDGDLENPLGKYNLDPSITERYNKAVKNGGFVILIEESSQSNQTDDLIYTTDADLENEDILSNVGEYSAAHADIPQSNDKKKSLTVDGIPVKKTDGTFGGEHPIDNPSMPLSPGTNQDTDARE
- a CDS encoding acyl-CoA thioesterase, coding for MDIESKHYEHKAQYYETDQMGIIHHSNYIRWFEEARTNLLDSIGFGYDQMEESGIIIPVLAIHCDYKSMVYYNQTVYIIPVVDFFNGVKLTISYQVIDKLSGELRATGISKHCFLNSHHRPVSLKKINKPIYDLFERLLKKDSFTH
- a CDS encoding TrmB family transcriptional regulator, with amino-acid sequence MNSVIAVMKDYQFSEYETLVYIALLKKSSQTGYEVSKNSSVPRSKVYNTLNVLLKKGIVICSNTDPVLYMAQPVEKVIEQLKKKTQSDFDEIEKSLGSIEETEITETLWNFSEYNQVIEKINELIESSKKDLYLQVWEEDLTTEMVELLTKAEKRLENFIVILFSQAHRYELPFTRFYKHGFEEDKLKDYGSRWISLVADSKEVVYGTLPTDQPDVIWTRNHSMVKLAKEYIIHDAYNLRMIKQLEDPAKKVFGKDLMDVRNIYKN
- a CDS encoding Dps family protein, whose protein sequence is MSKTNTEVQTALNNLVATHRVFTSKLYQHHFYVQGTHFFTLHEKFEELYNEATEHFDELAERLLALGGKPYSTLQEFLDHSIIKEKPYTEKISDTDMVSSVVADFRIMREELAKAIKLTGQSGDDVTQDMLIGYKTEIDKHIWMFQAFLGNNPLDGE
- a CDS encoding TetR/AcrR family transcriptional regulator, which codes for MAREKKFSTEDMYMETHKLLLSVGYDKFSFGLLATSLKVSRAAIYKYYTNKDELIYSYMVSEMEKMVEDLDQIEWISGYLSQFQQLFALIFEYSDLHQISFMIPTNGKTDSAKIKEKKQQSLVLHKRFFEQIQQFIQIGQDKGYIKQTIPIGLIIELIFHSVTIPNRSRLTQQERASFLQEIICQGIFENQSDTSVTLRHTNCTTYELVYLK
- a CDS encoding aldo/keto reductase → MKKIALGTSDLMVSNIGLGCMTMAGLSAKEATAVVDNALDLGVNFFDHADIYGGGKSEEIFSKTIDLKSSAREKVIIQSKTAIRKGFYDYSTDYILNSVDESLSRLKTDYLDVLLLHRPDALMEPDQVAEAFSILEKNGKVRHFGVSNHNPMQIELLKQSVEQELIANQLQLSLMHTGMIDAGINVNTKDNNSINRDGSILDYSRLNKMTIQAWSPVKAGGEVFIDNPNFPEVNNKLKEIGERYGLDPSGAAIAWILRHPAHIQTIVGTMTPERLKQSVLASDVQLTREEWYELYRSAGNPVP
- a CDS encoding ABC transporter ATP-binding protein, with amino-acid sequence MAGLRLKNVSKTYQEGEFETIALNDVTLAVNPGEFIAIIGPSGSGKSTFLSVSGALLQPTKGEVSINDVAISTLKEKELSKVRLEQIGFILQTSNLIPYLTVLDQLLIVKRMGGKVTAQAKKYALHLLSDLGMASKIKKFPNELSGGERQRVAIARSFMNDPELILADEPTANLDTKRANEVVQLIAQEVKSRGKAAIMVTHDERMLKYCDRIYRIEDGILSQED
- a CDS encoding sulfite exporter TauE/SafE family protein, with amino-acid sequence MTTVLLSLIVIVNLFFVLSFVKDLIKHKSEIMTEPATTLALPFTSFFMFLLSTFGISDFAIGTVLYRKLKWVPLKKLPGTLNAQCVIPVAAMALSYITSIDVGVKTLAVCIISQVIGAYVGPRFVVKLPEKTIKQFVSIGLTVAAVLILAGKFNLIPSNGTATELYGFKLVTAGILLFAYGALNNIGIGSYALTMATVYALGMNPAAAFPIMMGACTFSVPIGSMQFVKFGEYSRKITLFASTFGVLGVLTAVYFVKSLNVDMLQWLVIAVLLYTAISMILEMRKAKMSLVNSVN
- a CDS encoding ornithine cyclodeaminase family protein, with the translated sequence MIVLTKEEMQTVFTMEEAIQADKEALRLFSQGKSTVPLRTNIDVPEHGGQSLYMPAYVAGDNQALGVKIVSIYPGNIAKNLPSVPATMVLLNAETGIAEAMMDGTYLTQLRTGAVQGAATDVLARKDAKIAALIGTGGQAISQLEAMLTVRSLDEVRIVDIDKERCEQFVKEMSEQFAHFNTQLIVVDNSEAAVKGADIITSVTTSKRATFSGEHVKKGAHINGVGAYTPEMHELPSEIIVRADKVIFDTMEGVLAEAGDIITPLNEGLVERSQYQGDLGEVMLGKILGRENEEEITVFKTVGTAVLDVVTARKILAKAKKLGVGTQIAL